A stretch of Cryptosporangium aurantiacum DNA encodes these proteins:
- the uidA gene encoding beta-glucuronidase, with protein sequence MAGTRTTFEEDVEVLRPQDNGSRERKSLNGLWSFALDPDGVGRTDRWFAGPLPGGRQMAVPASYNDISTDPAVRDHVGVAWYQLTTFAPRGWDGQRIVLNVEAATHRATIWVDDVEVASHEGGYTPFEADLTDHVTAGQQSRITIAVDNTLTYQSIPPGFVEDTPQGKRQKYWHDFFNYAGLHRTVWLHTTGREHLTDVTVVTGLDGATGSVDYAVESTGGARVAVTLLDADGRAVARGDGARGTLVVPDVHRWAPGDGYLYDLDVQLLDRRGELLDRYHQSVGIRTVAVDGNRFLINGEPFYFTGFGMHEDHAVLGKGHNDALMLHDFELLEWIGANSFRTSHYPYSQDVLDYADRRGIVVIDETAAVGLNMNVTGGMFGVQGRPTYSAETVNDETREVHAQAIRELIARDKNHPSVVLWSIANEPESESEGGEDYFRPLFALTRELDPTRPVGFVNMMMAYYPTCRVSQFADVLMLNRYYGWYVATGDLAAAEAMWEQELRGWATENKPIIITEYGADTYPGLRSLTAEPWSEEYQTAYLEMNHRVFDRIDAVVGEQVWNFADFTTTSGIVRVGGNKKGVFTRDRQPKAAAYALRERWTGKRP encoded by the coding sequence ATGGCGGGAACACGCACGACATTCGAGGAGGACGTCGAGGTGCTTCGGCCCCAGGACAACGGCAGCCGGGAGCGGAAGTCGCTCAACGGCCTGTGGAGCTTCGCGCTCGACCCGGACGGCGTCGGCCGTACCGACCGCTGGTTCGCCGGTCCGCTGCCCGGAGGGCGGCAGATGGCCGTGCCGGCCAGCTACAACGACATCTCCACCGACCCGGCCGTCCGCGACCACGTCGGCGTCGCCTGGTACCAGCTGACGACGTTCGCGCCGCGCGGCTGGGACGGACAACGGATCGTGCTGAACGTCGAAGCGGCCACTCACCGCGCGACGATCTGGGTCGACGACGTCGAGGTGGCGTCCCACGAGGGCGGCTACACCCCGTTCGAGGCCGACCTGACCGACCACGTCACCGCAGGGCAGCAGAGCCGGATCACGATCGCGGTCGACAACACGCTGACCTACCAGTCGATCCCGCCGGGCTTCGTGGAGGACACCCCGCAGGGCAAGCGGCAGAAGTACTGGCACGACTTCTTCAACTACGCCGGCCTGCACCGCACCGTGTGGCTGCACACGACCGGCCGGGAGCACCTCACCGACGTGACCGTGGTGACCGGTCTCGACGGTGCCACCGGCAGCGTCGACTACGCCGTGGAATCCACCGGCGGTGCCCGTGTCGCGGTGACCCTGCTCGACGCCGACGGCCGCGCGGTGGCGCGCGGCGACGGAGCGCGCGGCACGCTCGTCGTCCCGGACGTCCATCGGTGGGCGCCCGGCGACGGATACCTCTACGACCTGGACGTCCAGCTGCTCGACCGGCGAGGCGAGCTGCTCGACCGGTACCACCAGAGCGTCGGCATCCGCACGGTCGCCGTCGACGGGAACCGGTTCCTGATCAACGGGGAGCCGTTCTACTTCACCGGTTTCGGCATGCACGAGGACCACGCGGTGCTCGGCAAGGGCCACAACGACGCGCTCATGCTGCACGACTTCGAGCTGCTGGAGTGGATCGGAGCGAACTCGTTCCGCACCTCGCACTACCCGTACTCGCAGGACGTCCTGGACTACGCCGACCGGCGGGGGATCGTCGTCATCGACGAGACCGCCGCGGTCGGTCTCAACATGAACGTCACCGGAGGCATGTTCGGCGTCCAGGGACGCCCCACCTACAGCGCGGAGACCGTCAACGACGAGACGCGGGAGGTGCACGCGCAGGCCATCCGCGAGCTGATCGCCCGGGACAAGAACCACCCCAGCGTGGTGCTCTGGTCGATCGCCAACGAGCCGGAGTCGGAGAGCGAGGGCGGCGAGGACTACTTCCGTCCGCTGTTCGCGCTGACCCGTGAGCTCGATCCGACCCGGCCGGTCGGGTTCGTCAATATGATGATGGCGTACTACCCGACGTGCCGGGTCTCCCAGTTCGCCGACGTGCTGATGCTCAACCGGTACTACGGCTGGTACGTCGCGACCGGCGACCTCGCGGCCGCCGAGGCCATGTGGGAGCAGGAGCTGCGTGGCTGGGCGACGGAGAACAAGCCGATCATCATCACCGAGTACGGCGCCGACACCTACCCGGGCCTGCGCTCGCTGACCGCCGAGCCGTGGTCGGAGGAGTACCAGACCGCGTACCTGGAGATGAACCACCGGGTCTTCGACCGGATCGACGCGGTCGTCGGCGAGCAGGTGTGGAACTTCGCCGACTTCACGACGACGTCGGGCATCGTCCGCGTGGGCGGCAACAAGAAGGGCGTCTTCACCCGGGACCGGCAACCGAAAGCCGCCGCGTACGCCCTGCGCGAGCGATGGACGGGAAAGCGGCCATGA
- a CDS encoding SDR family NAD(P)-dependent oxidoreductase, which yields MPDVSSHSVAQLVSLTGRRAVVTGGAQGLGKAIAARLAEAGADVLIGDRNADLATTAATDLDERYPGRVIGAFLDVTDTGTVNAVADRAVDELGGLDIWVNNAGIFPAVPLLELTDETWDQVFAVNTRGTLVGAREAARRMTAAGHGGVIVNIVSTAGFRGVGPGLAAYVGSKHAVRGLTRNLALELAPHGIRVLGVAPTFVPTEGNMALVAAAFPDGADPADLLPQMTNSLIGRVAVPDDIARVVLFCASDLSAFMTGSTLLADAGETL from the coding sequence ATGCCTGACGTTTCATCACACTCTGTCGCTCAGCTCGTGTCGCTGACCGGCCGCCGCGCCGTCGTCACCGGCGGCGCCCAGGGCCTGGGCAAGGCAATCGCCGCGCGGCTCGCCGAAGCCGGCGCCGACGTCCTGATCGGCGACCGCAACGCCGACCTCGCCACCACCGCCGCCACGGACCTCGACGAGCGGTACCCGGGCCGCGTGATCGGCGCCTTCCTCGACGTCACGGACACCGGGACGGTCAACGCCGTGGCGGATCGGGCCGTGGATGAACTCGGGGGCCTCGACATCTGGGTCAACAACGCCGGCATCTTCCCGGCCGTCCCCCTCCTCGAACTGACCGACGAGACCTGGGACCAGGTGTTCGCCGTCAACACCCGGGGCACGCTCGTCGGCGCGCGCGAAGCAGCGCGGCGCATGACCGCAGCCGGGCACGGCGGCGTCATCGTCAACATCGTCTCCACCGCAGGCTTCCGCGGAGTCGGCCCAGGTCTCGCCGCCTACGTCGGCTCGAAGCACGCGGTGCGTGGCCTGACCCGCAACCTGGCGCTGGAGCTCGCACCGCACGGCATCCGCGTGCTCGGCGTCGCACCGACGTTCGTGCCCACCGAGGGCAACATGGCGCTCGTCGCGGCCGCGTTCCCGGACGGCGCCGACCCGGCCGACCTGCTCCCCCAGATGACGAACAGCCTGATCGGCCGGGTCGCCGTGCCCGACGACATCGCCCGCGTGGTGCTCTTCTGCGCCAGCGACCTGTCGGCGTTCATGACCGGCAGCACCCTGCTGGCCGACGCCGGTGAGACCCTGTGA
- a CDS encoding TetR family transcriptional regulator, which yields MTHEAGSGGLGLRERKKQATREAIGNAALRLALEHGPQNVRVDDIVAAAGVSPRTFNNYFSSREEAIWAPRVDQIVRLASALRDRPTDEPVDVALRAVLLEQAVVTERDKDLIRRIAAVPALRAEYLRGITQVEEAFSEFVAQRTGAAAHDLGPRLIAGAYAVALRVASGYWLTAEGDPALLPILAEALDRVAPVARGLDRC from the coding sequence GTGACGCACGAAGCCGGGTCGGGCGGCCTGGGCCTGCGGGAACGCAAGAAGCAGGCGACGCGCGAGGCGATCGGCAACGCCGCACTGCGCCTGGCCCTCGAGCACGGCCCGCAGAACGTCCGAGTAGACGACATCGTGGCCGCGGCCGGTGTCTCGCCGCGCACGTTCAACAACTACTTTTCCAGCCGGGAAGAAGCGATCTGGGCGCCTCGAGTCGACCAGATCGTCCGTCTCGCCTCCGCGCTCCGGGACCGTCCGACCGACGAGCCGGTCGACGTGGCGCTCCGCGCCGTACTGCTCGAACAGGCCGTCGTGACCGAGCGGGACAAAGACCTGATCCGCCGGATCGCAGCGGTGCCGGCGCTGCGCGCGGAGTACCTCCGCGGAATCACTCAGGTGGAGGAGGCGTTCAGCGAATTCGTCGCCCAACGCACCGGCGCCGCGGCGCACGACCTCGGACCCCGGCTGATTGCCGGGGCGTACGCCGTGGCGCTGCGAGTGGCCAGCGGGTATTGGCTGACGGCCGAGGGTGACCCGGCTCTGCTACCCATCCTCGCGGAGGCGCTCGACCGGGTCGCGCCGGTGGCGCGCGGGCTGGACCGATGCTGA
- a CDS encoding ABC transporter ATP-binding protein, whose protein sequence is MLIGLLREHLRPFRRTLLLVIVLQLLQTLASLYLPTLNADIIDRGVVRGDTGYILRVGGLMVGVSVVALLGQAVAVYFAARVAMGLGRDLRAALYHRVQSFSARDVGAFGTPSLITRVTNDVQQVQMLVTSALTLSVIAPVVCLGSFALALHQDVPLSGVLLIALLLLIVVIAVVVLRARPYFRLMQERLDGINHVLREQITGVRVIRAFVREEFEQARFDRANDELYGVSLRAGQVMAALFPVVLLAVNVSSVAVLWFGGHRIDGGDLQVGELTAFLSYLLQTLMSVLLATFMFMMLPRAEISAERVQEVLRTSPEIVPPDEPVKLPARQGRVEFRGVTLLLPGAEEPVLRDVDLVGEPGRVTAIVGSTGSGKTTLLHLIPRLMDVTAGQVTIDGADVRELDRAALSTLIGLVPQKPYLFSGTIASNLRYGDPDATDDELWRALEIAQATDFVRRLPDGLDAPISQGGRNLSGGQRQRLAIARALVHRPRIYLFDDSFSALDYATDAALRAALLRQTADATVLVVAQRISTIRNADRIVVLDQGRVVGTGTHDELLETNATYQEIVASQRSGEEAAA, encoded by the coding sequence ATGCTGATCGGACTGCTGCGCGAGCACCTGCGTCCCTTTAGACGGACGCTCCTGCTGGTGATCGTTCTGCAACTGCTGCAGACGCTGGCCTCGCTGTACCTGCCGACGCTCAACGCCGACATCATCGACCGTGGCGTGGTCCGCGGCGACACCGGCTACATCCTGCGCGTCGGCGGGCTCATGGTCGGCGTCAGCGTCGTCGCGCTGCTCGGCCAGGCGGTAGCCGTGTACTTCGCCGCTCGCGTCGCGATGGGCCTCGGCCGCGATCTGCGCGCCGCGCTGTACCACCGCGTCCAATCGTTCTCCGCCCGCGACGTCGGTGCATTCGGCACACCGTCGCTGATCACGCGGGTGACCAACGACGTCCAGCAGGTACAGATGCTGGTCACCTCGGCGCTGACGCTGTCGGTCATCGCACCGGTCGTGTGTCTCGGCAGCTTCGCGCTCGCCCTGCACCAGGACGTGCCGCTCTCCGGAGTGCTGCTGATCGCGCTACTGCTGCTGATCGTCGTCATCGCCGTGGTGGTCCTGCGCGCCCGGCCGTATTTCCGGCTGATGCAGGAGCGCCTCGACGGGATCAACCACGTGCTCCGGGAGCAGATCACCGGCGTCCGGGTGATCCGGGCGTTCGTTCGCGAGGAGTTCGAACAGGCTCGCTTCGATCGGGCGAACGACGAGCTGTACGGCGTGTCGCTGCGCGCCGGACAGGTGATGGCGGCGCTGTTCCCGGTCGTGCTGCTCGCCGTGAACGTCTCCAGCGTCGCGGTGCTCTGGTTCGGCGGGCACCGGATCGACGGCGGTGATCTGCAGGTCGGCGAACTCACCGCGTTCCTCAGCTACCTGTTGCAGACGCTGATGTCGGTGCTGCTGGCCACGTTCATGTTCATGATGCTGCCCCGGGCGGAGATCAGCGCCGAGCGTGTGCAGGAGGTGCTCCGTACCTCGCCGGAGATCGTGCCGCCCGACGAGCCGGTGAAACTGCCCGCACGGCAGGGGCGCGTGGAGTTCCGCGGCGTCACGTTGTTACTGCCCGGCGCCGAGGAACCCGTGCTCCGAGACGTCGACCTGGTCGGTGAGCCCGGTCGGGTGACCGCGATCGTGGGAAGCACCGGGAGCGGGAAGACCACGCTGCTCCACCTGATCCCCCGGCTGATGGACGTCACGGCGGGCCAGGTGACGATCGACGGAGCAGACGTCCGCGAGCTGGACCGCGCCGCGCTGTCGACGCTGATCGGGCTCGTGCCGCAGAAGCCCTACCTGTTCAGCGGCACGATCGCCTCGAACCTCCGCTACGGCGATCCGGACGCCACCGACGACGAGCTCTGGCGCGCGCTGGAGATCGCGCAGGCCACCGACTTCGTCCGGCGGCTGCCCGACGGTCTCGACGCCCCGATCAGCCAGGGCGGCAGGAACCTGTCCGGCGGACAGCGTCAGCGCCTCGCGATCGCCAGGGCCCTCGTCCACCGGCCACGGATCTACCTGTTCGACGACTCGTTCTCGGCTCTCGACTACGCCACCGACGCCGCTCTACGTGCCGCGCTCCTCCGCCAGACCGCCGACGCGACCGTCCTCGTCGTCGCCCAGCGGATCAGCACGATCCGGAACGCCGACCGCATCGTCGTCCTCGACCAGGGCCGCGTCGTCGGCACCGGAACCCACGACGAGCTCCTCGAGACGAACGCCACCTATCAGGAGATCGTCGCGTCCCAGCGCTCCGGCGAGGAGGCGGCCGCGTGA
- a CDS encoding ABC transporter ATP-binding protein, translated as MSAKSPAAVRGPGERAGDPRSSSLRLLAALRPERGLVTVSVILAVVSVVLSVAGPKLLGDATDLIFAGVIDRARGIDFGDVGRLLLSVLVIYLVAALLAYLQGRMTTTIVQRVVRRLRADVQAKLARLPLSYFDRQSRGEILSRVTNDMDNLAQALQQTLSQLVISALTIVGVLGMMFWISPLLALVALVTIPLSGFVAGRIGRRARPQFAAQWASTGRLNGHVEEAFTGHTLVTAFGRQDEMAADFDAHNDALYRAARRAQFLSSLTQPAMLFLSNLNYVLIAVVGALRVASGALTLGEVQAFIQYSRQFSQPIAQVASMANVLQSGVASAERVFALLDADEQDPDPAAPASPEKLRGRVEFDHVSFRYAPDKPLIGDLSLTVEPGQTVAIVGPTGAGKTTLVNLLLRFYEVTGGRITLDGVDIATMSRADLRAATGMVLQDAWLFGGTIADNIAYGARRDVTQADIVAAAEATHVDHFVRTLPDGYDTVLDDEGSGVSAGERQLITIARAFLAEPAILILDEATSSVDTRTELLIQQAMNSLRQGRTSFVIAHRLSTIRDADLILVLEDGHIVEQGAHTELLAAEGAYARLYAAQFAQATIEL; from the coding sequence GTGAGCGCGAAGTCACCCGCCGCGGTGCGCGGCCCCGGCGAGCGCGCGGGCGATCCGCGCAGCTCCAGCCTGCGACTGCTGGCCGCGCTGCGCCCCGAGCGCGGCCTGGTCACCGTCTCCGTGATCCTGGCGGTGGTGAGCGTCGTACTGTCGGTCGCCGGGCCGAAACTCCTGGGCGACGCCACCGACCTGATCTTCGCCGGCGTGATCGACCGGGCCCGCGGCATCGACTTCGGCGACGTCGGGCGGCTGCTCCTGTCCGTACTCGTGATCTACCTGGTCGCGGCGTTGCTCGCCTACCTCCAAGGCCGGATGACGACGACGATCGTGCAGCGCGTCGTCCGCCGGCTGCGGGCCGACGTCCAGGCGAAGCTGGCCCGGTTGCCGCTGAGCTACTTCGACCGGCAGTCGCGCGGCGAGATTCTGTCCCGAGTCACCAACGACATGGACAACCTGGCGCAGGCCCTGCAGCAGACGCTCAGCCAGCTGGTGATCTCCGCGCTGACCATCGTCGGTGTTCTGGGCATGATGTTCTGGATTTCTCCGCTGCTGGCGTTGGTCGCCCTGGTGACGATTCCGCTCTCCGGTTTCGTCGCGGGCCGGATCGGACGCCGCGCGCGGCCCCAGTTCGCCGCGCAGTGGGCGTCGACAGGTCGTCTGAACGGGCACGTCGAGGAGGCCTTCACCGGGCACACGCTCGTCACCGCGTTCGGCCGCCAGGACGAGATGGCCGCGGATTTCGACGCGCACAACGACGCGCTCTACCGAGCGGCCCGCCGTGCCCAGTTCCTCAGCAGCCTGACCCAGCCGGCGATGCTGTTCCTGAGCAACCTCAACTACGTGCTGATCGCGGTGGTGGGAGCGCTGCGGGTCGCGTCCGGAGCGCTGACGCTCGGCGAGGTGCAGGCGTTCATCCAGTACTCCCGGCAGTTCAGTCAGCCGATCGCGCAGGTGGCGAGCATGGCCAACGTGCTGCAGTCCGGCGTCGCGTCCGCGGAGCGGGTCTTCGCATTGCTCGACGCCGACGAGCAGGACCCCGACCCGGCCGCTCCGGCTTCGCCGGAGAAGCTCCGTGGGCGGGTGGAGTTCGACCACGTCTCGTTCCGCTACGCCCCCGACAAGCCCCTCATCGGCGATCTCTCGCTGACCGTCGAGCCCGGGCAGACCGTCGCGATCGTCGGCCCCACCGGCGCCGGAAAGACCACGCTGGTCAACCTCCTTCTCCGGTTCTACGAGGTCACCGGCGGGCGCATCACGCTCGACGGCGTCGACATCGCGACGATGTCGCGCGCCGACCTCCGGGCCGCCACCGGCATGGTGCTGCAGGACGCCTGGCTCTTCGGCGGAACCATCGCCGACAACATCGCCTACGGTGCCCGCCGGGACGTCACCCAGGCGGACATCGTCGCGGCGGCGGAAGCCACCCACGTCGACCACTTCGTCCGCACCCTGCCCGACGGCTACGACACCGTCCTGGACGACGAGGGCTCGGGCGTCTCCGCCGGCGAGCGGCAGCTCATCACGATCGCCCGCGCGTTCCTCGCCGAACCGGCGATCCTGATCCTGGACGAGGCCACCAGCTCCGTCGACACTCGCACCGAACTGCTCATCCAGCAGGCGATGAATTCCCTGCGCCAGGGACGAACCAGCTTCGTCATCGCCCACCGCCTCTCCACGATCCGCGACGCCGACCTCATCCTCGTTCTGGAGGACGGCCACATCGTCGAACAGGGCGCGCACACCGAACTACTCGCGGCAGAGGGTGCTTACGCGCGGTTGTACGCCGCCCAGTTCGCCCAGGCCACCATCGAGCTGTAG
- a CDS encoding glycoside hydrolase family 43 protein, with product MRPIIPGFFPDPSVCRAGDTYWLACSTFEYAPGVPLFRSTDLRSWDQVGNVLAHPSQLDVSRATPSGGVLAPTLRHHDGRFWMITTNFTDGGGQVLTWADDPAGEWADPIRLPGVIGFDPDLTWDDDGTCYLTYSGYGAGGHLGIVQQLFDLEKGVVLGEQRRLWNGTGGKSPEGPHLYRIGEYWYLLIAEGGTERGHAATIARATSPAGPFEPCPDNPILTARGTDAPVQSTGHADLVQRADGTWAIVYHGVRPRGGTPQWHVLGRETFAAEVEWVDGWPRIGAPIEPDEASVAASDELAGDILPASWVAPFGFPESVFTRTPEGWRLRAQGPVLVGRRQQHLSATARVVVDPTGGVGGASIWIDPRHRLDLEVTDGRVRAIAHVGELTTVLGEAPLTDPGRATLELRAVPNDVATYLPGGAAPDHVAAGVVDGEEFTELGRLDGRYLSTEVAGGFTGRLFGCWAEQGSILVRSFTYCGTVARQ from the coding sequence ATGCGTCCGATCATTCCCGGCTTCTTTCCCGACCCGAGCGTGTGCCGGGCCGGCGACACCTACTGGCTGGCATGCTCCACATTCGAGTACGCACCCGGTGTTCCGCTCTTCCGCTCGACGGATCTCCGGTCGTGGGACCAGGTCGGCAACGTCCTGGCCCACCCGTCCCAGCTCGACGTCTCCCGGGCCACACCGTCCGGCGGAGTCCTCGCGCCGACGCTGCGCCACCACGACGGTCGCTTCTGGATGATCACCACGAACTTCACCGACGGCGGCGGCCAGGTCCTCACCTGGGCCGACGACCCGGCCGGCGAATGGGCGGACCCGATCCGGCTGCCCGGCGTCATCGGATTCGATCCCGACCTGACCTGGGACGACGACGGCACGTGCTACCTCACCTACTCCGGCTACGGAGCGGGAGGCCACCTCGGAATCGTCCAGCAGCTGTTCGACCTCGAGAAGGGCGTCGTGCTCGGTGAGCAACGACGTCTGTGGAACGGCACCGGCGGCAAGTCCCCCGAAGGCCCGCACCTCTACCGGATCGGCGAGTACTGGTACCTGCTGATCGCCGAGGGCGGCACCGAGCGCGGGCACGCGGCGACGATCGCCCGCGCGACCTCCCCGGCTGGGCCCTTCGAGCCCTGCCCCGATAACCCGATCCTCACCGCACGGGGCACCGACGCGCCCGTCCAGAGCACCGGGCACGCCGACCTCGTGCAGCGCGCGGACGGCACCTGGGCGATCGTGTACCACGGTGTCCGACCCAGGGGCGGCACCCCGCAGTGGCACGTACTCGGACGCGAGACGTTCGCTGCCGAGGTCGAGTGGGTGGACGGCTGGCCGCGGATCGGGGCTCCGATCGAGCCGGACGAGGCCTCCGTAGCAGCGAGCGACGAACTCGCGGGCGACATCCTGCCCGCCTCGTGGGTGGCACCGTTCGGGTTCCCCGAGTCGGTCTTCACCCGGACGCCGGAGGGATGGCGCCTGCGCGCCCAGGGACCCGTGCTGGTCGGTCGGCGTCAGCAGCATCTCTCCGCGACAGCACGGGTGGTCGTCGACCCGACCGGCGGCGTCGGCGGCGCCTCGATCTGGATCGACCCGCGTCACCGACTAGACCTCGAAGTGACCGACGGCCGGGTGCGGGCGATCGCTCATGTCGGCGAGCTCACCACCGTGTTGGGTGAGGCACCGCTCACCGATCCGGGCCGGGCGACGCTCGAGCTACGGGCCGTACCGAATGACGTCGCCACCTACCTCCCGGGTGGAGCCGCGCCCGACCACGTGGCCGCAGGCGTCGTCGACGGCGAGGAGTTCACGGAGCTGGGCCGCCTGGATGGCCGCTACCTGTCCACGGAGGTCGCCGGCGGATTCACCGGTCGGCTGTTCGGCTGCTGGGCCGAGCAGGGCAGCATCCTCGTCCGTTCGTTCACCTACTGCGGCACCGTGGCCCGGCAGTGA
- a CDS encoding aldehyde dehydrogenase family protein, with translation MNGALLIGGDKVTTSSGGTYEHLFAGTGRPNATITIAGAAEMDAAVRSAAEAQREWVSFPVDRRRDVLLDLADAVRDHQAELSELNTHDYAVPISMAGNSVLTERFLRYYAGYADKAHGLSTPVSGGFDVNLVEREPYGVIGVIAPWNGALVPVGLAVAPALAAGNAVVLKPSELAPLAALRFGELCLEVGLPAGLVNVVTAGAEGGDALVRHPGIGKIHFTGGGGTARTILRAATDNLTPVVTELGGKNALLVFDDANLDGAAMLAAFQGPLGQAGQSCACASRIIVHHEVYDAFLEKFVAVVQSAPIGDPFDPQVMFGPVVTQGAADRILGVIDEAVDRKMGRLVTGGSRLGGDLADGYFIEPTVFADVDNASPLAAIETFGPVVSVLRATDEDDAVRIANDTTYGLNAFIQTNDLTRAHRVARRLESGSVWVNTFSDIQPQGPYGGYKQSGTGRAGGVEGLHEFLRIKNVRIGMG, from the coding sequence ATGAACGGCGCCCTGTTGATCGGCGGCGACAAGGTCACCACGTCGTCCGGCGGAACCTACGAGCACCTGTTCGCCGGCACCGGCCGTCCCAACGCCACGATCACGATCGCCGGCGCGGCGGAGATGGACGCCGCCGTGCGGTCCGCGGCCGAGGCGCAACGCGAGTGGGTCTCGTTCCCGGTCGACCGCCGCCGTGACGTGTTGCTCGACCTGGCCGACGCCGTCCGCGACCATCAGGCCGAGCTCTCCGAGCTGAACACCCACGACTACGCGGTGCCGATCTCGATGGCGGGCAACAGCGTGCTCACCGAGCGGTTCCTGCGGTACTACGCCGGTTACGCCGACAAGGCGCACGGGTTGAGCACTCCGGTCAGTGGCGGGTTCGACGTCAACCTCGTCGAGCGTGAGCCCTACGGCGTGATCGGAGTGATCGCACCGTGGAACGGTGCGCTGGTTCCGGTCGGCCTCGCGGTCGCTCCCGCGCTGGCGGCCGGCAACGCGGTCGTGCTCAAGCCGTCGGAGCTCGCGCCGCTGGCCGCCCTGCGGTTCGGCGAGCTCTGCCTGGAGGTCGGCCTGCCGGCCGGGCTGGTGAACGTCGTGACGGCCGGGGCCGAGGGCGGCGACGCGCTGGTGCGGCACCCCGGGATCGGGAAGATCCACTTCACCGGCGGGGGCGGCACCGCGCGGACGATTCTCCGGGCGGCGACCGACAATCTCACCCCGGTGGTCACCGAGCTCGGCGGCAAGAACGCGCTGCTCGTGTTCGACGACGCGAACCTCGACGGTGCGGCGATGCTCGCCGCGTTCCAGGGTCCGCTCGGACAGGCCGGTCAGAGTTGCGCCTGCGCCAGCCGGATCATCGTCCACCATGAGGTCTACGACGCCTTCCTGGAGAAGTTCGTCGCGGTCGTGCAGAGCGCGCCGATCGGCGACCCGTTCGACCCCCAGGTCATGTTCGGGCCGGTCGTCACGCAGGGCGCGGCCGACCGCATCCTCGGGGTCATCGACGAGGCGGTCGACCGCAAGATGGGCCGCCTCGTGACCGGCGGCAGCCGGCTCGGCGGCGACCTGGCCGACGGCTATTTCATCGAGCCGACGGTGTTCGCCGACGTCGACAACGCCTCGCCGCTGGCGGCGATCGAGACCTTCGGACCCGTGGTTTCGGTGCTGCGCGCCACGGATGAGGACGACGCGGTGCGGATCGCCAACGACACCACCTACGGGCTGAACGCGTTCATCCAGACCAACGACCTGACCCGGGCCCACCGGGTGGCCCGCCGCCTGGAGTCCGGCTCGGTGTGGGTCAACACGTTCAGCGACATCCAGCCCCAGGGCCCGTACGGCGGATACAAGCAGAGCGGCACCGGCCGCGCGGGCGGCGTCGAAGGCCTGCACGAGTTCCTGCGGATCAAGAACGTCCGCATCGGGATGGGCTGA
- a CDS encoding carboxymuconolactone decarboxylase family protein, translating to MVVDTVDTARREQGRRGFSDIMTFDPPDDTSPATTGLLDFVFAEVWSRPGLSRRDRRFVTLACVADADAPQPLDDHVYAALNSGDVSIVEMREAVLHFAVYAGWPKASRLNGVVDAQWARIHAERGTEAPPPEPLLPLTTASDPEERLQGGERHFAEINCLPFAPARDNPYQGAGILNFVFGEMWVRPGLDMKARRLITVACVAFQDAPIPIDSHVYAALKSGDVSFDEMDELALHFAVYSGWPKASHLNGVIAAQQARVRAEREAA from the coding sequence ATGGTCGTGGACACCGTCGATACCGCGCGCAGAGAGCAAGGTCGGCGCGGATTCTCCGACATCATGACGTTCGACCCACCGGACGACACGAGCCCGGCGACGACCGGTCTGCTGGACTTCGTCTTCGCCGAGGTCTGGTCACGGCCGGGGCTCAGCCGACGCGACCGCCGGTTCGTGACGCTCGCGTGCGTGGCCGACGCCGACGCGCCACAGCCCCTGGACGATCACGTCTACGCGGCGCTCAACAGCGGTGACGTGAGCATCGTCGAGATGCGGGAGGCCGTGCTGCACTTCGCCGTCTACGCGGGCTGGCCCAAAGCGTCACGCCTCAACGGCGTGGTGGACGCCCAGTGGGCGCGCATCCACGCGGAGCGGGGAACCGAGGCCCCGCCGCCCGAACCGCTGTTGCCGCTGACCACGGCCAGCGACCCGGAGGAGCGTCTGCAGGGCGGGGAACGCCACTTCGCCGAGATCAACTGCCTGCCGTTCGCCCCGGCGCGGGACAACCCGTATCAGGGCGCGGGGATTCTGAACTTCGTCTTCGGTGAGATGTGGGTGCGGCCGGGTCTGGACATGAAGGCGCGACGGCTGATCACGGTGGCCTGCGTGGCGTTCCAGGACGCGCCGATCCCGATCGACTCGCACGTCTACGCGGCGCTCAAGAGCGGCGATGTGTCGTTCGACGAGATGGACGAGCTGGCGCTGCACTTCGCCGTCTACAGCGGCTGGCCGAAAGCGTCGCATCTCAACGGCGTGATCGCCGCCCAGCAGGCCCGCGTCCGAGCGGAGAGGGAAGCGGCATGA